In Vigna angularis cultivar LongXiaoDou No.4 chromosome 8, ASM1680809v1, whole genome shotgun sequence, one DNA window encodes the following:
- the LOC108344893 gene encoding uncharacterized oxidoreductase At4g09670, producing the protein MAETTKIRFGFIGCAEIARKVSRAVALAPNAVLQAVGSRSFDKAHAFAAANGFPAGAKVYGSYEAVLDDPEVDAVYVPLPTSLHLRWAVLAASKKKHVMLEKPVALNVTEFDEIIAACESNGVQLMDGTMWMHHPRTSKMKEFLSDVNRFGQLKSISSNFTFTGSPDFLENDIRVKPDLDALGALGDEGWYCLRAILWVADYELPKTVIALRSPVHNQSGVLLACGATLYWEDGKVATFYCSFLANMTMDITALGTKGALHVHDFVIPYEEKEASFLAATESGFDEGVTKWINQPKPHVIKTDIPQEALMVNEFAHLVADIKFKNAKPEKKWPTISRKTQLVVDAVKASIDRGFEPVQLQE; encoded by the exons ATGGCGGAAACCACCAAAATCCGTTTCGGCTTCATCGGCTGCGCGGAAATTGCGCGTAAAGTCTCCCGCGCGGTCGCGCTGGCGCCAAATGCCGTCCTTCAAGCCGTCGGGAGCCGCTCTTTCGACAAGGCCCACGCCTTCGCCGCCGCCAACGGCTTCCCCGCCGGCGCCAAGGTGTACGGCTCCTACGAGGCCGTCCTCGACGACCCCGAGGTCGACGCCGTCTACGTGCCGCTCCCCACCAGTCTGCACTTGCGCTGGGCCGTGCTCGCCGCCAGCAAGAAGAAGCACGTGATGCTTGAGAAGCCAGTTGCTCTTAATGTTACTGAGTTCGATGAGATCATCGCGGCGTGCGAATCCAATGGGGTGCAGCTCATGGACGGTACCATGTGGATGCACCATCCCCGCACCTCGAAGATGAAGGAGTTTCTCTCCGATGTAAACCGTTTTGGCCAGCTCAAATCG ATTAGCAGCAATTTTACATTTACTGGTAGTCCGGATTTCCTTGAGAATGACATTCGTGTGAAGCCAGATCTTGATGCTCTTGGTGCTCTTGGTGATGAAGGTTGGTACTGTCTTAGGGCAATACTGTGGGTTGCCGACTATGAACTACCAAAAACCGTAATCGCCTTGCGCAGCCCTGTGCATAACCAATCTGGGGTGCTATTGGCATGTGGGGCCACTCTGTACTGGGAAGATGGAAAAGTAGCAACCTTCTATTGTTCCTTCTTAGCTAACATGACAATGGATATAACTGCTCTCGGGACAAAAGGAGCATTACATGTTCATGACTTCGTTATCCCTTATGAAGAGAAGGAAGCATCATTTTTGGCAGCTACAGAATCAGGTTTTGATGAAGGTGTTACAAAGTGGATTAATCAGCCAAAACCGCATGTAATAAAAACTGACATACCTCAGGAGGCTCTTATGGTGAATGAGTTTGCCCATTTGGTGGCAGATATCAAATTCAAGAACGCAAAACCTGAGAAGAAGTGGCCAACAATTAGTAGAAAAACTCAACTGGTAGTTGATGCTGTGAAGGCCTCAATTGATAGGGGTTTTGAGCCTGTTCAGCTTCAGGAGTGA